From the genome of Oryza glaberrima chromosome 1, OglaRS2, whole genome shotgun sequence:
CTAGGGAATCAAGGTTGGGTGCAGACCCAACTCTCTGTTGCTTAGGCTGCTTCTCAACAAGAGAAACGAGATCGCCCTCAGAAGAACGGCCCGATTTCTTGGTCACAACCCACTCGTAGGCGCTCCCGAGCTGGAACAAGCCAGAAATCATGGCATTGAATTTTGTCACTGACATGGTATTCTCAAACAGAAGGTAGGGAACAATAAATGGGAAGGATTTGGGTGCTGGGAGAATATTCAGCAAGGACATGGTTGCTGGAATGTAGCACACCACCCATGCAGGGAGCTCAGCTTCAGGGACAAACATTGTCATGGGAAGGATGATGCAGAAAAGTGTGAAGGAATAGAAGGGCAATATGAGTTTGcgaaggagaaagaaaaggaagatgaGGTTGAACTTCTTCCATACTCCAATCTGCAGTTGAGGTAAGTAAAAATAGTTCTGATCAGTTTCAACGACTAAATATGTATAAAACATTGACAAATGCtgttagtgtaaaattttgaattccatCGTAGCTGTGTTTTGATAGAAGTGAAGTTATCTACAGCATCAACAATTTGCCGGTTAGCAATTTATTTGCAGAGTAATTCTATTTACGCCCAGTCTTTTTTTCCAGATGAAGCTCAGGTTAGCAATTTATTTGCAGAGTAATTCTATTTACACCCAGTCCTTTTTTCCAGATGAAGCTGTTTAGTCTGTGTTTGACGTCATGAAACATTTGACTAAATGAGCTGCAGGTCCATTTTACTAGTGAAGAAATCAGTCTATGAAACTTATGCTCTGTAACTAACTTGAAGCGAAACAAGGTTCATGTAACTATCAGTCTGATGTTGCTCTTGTAATGTACTGGTAGACAGTAAAACAATCCCTTGCAACTATGCATCCTGCAGATGTTTATTGGCAAAACAACTGATTGTGCTAGATTATCCTACTGAATGCAGCCAAAATCTTCTCAACAGAAAGAATAAGGGATGAACCTAACCATGTAGTGGCATGCTTTATATGATGTTGTCAAAAATAGCTTTTGGAGTATGCCTACGAGAGAAGGTCCATACCTTTGATTTGATGATGTCGACAAAACAGAGTCGAAACAACTGCATGGGACCAGAATGCCATCGATGTTGCTGCTTTCTGTATGCTTCATATGACTCTGGCAGCTCACACTGGCACTGAAAGGATAATTGTGTGCAACAATTTGAATTGTCATCACAAGTTTGAATACAACACAGAACGCACATAAAACACAAGGAAATGTATGCAGGTACCTCGACATCATTAATGTACAGAAACTTCCACCCCTTGAGATGTGCTCGGACAGCAATATCCATATCCTCCACTGTTGTcctctccatccatcctccAGAGTCCTCAAGTGCCTTAATTCTCCATACTCCTGCGGTTCCATTGAACCCAAAGAAATTGAGGAATACTCCATTAACCTGCTGTTCCACCTCAAAGTGGAAGCACAGATTAATGTTTTGCAGTCTAGTCAGCAAGTTCTCGTCTTTGTTTACAAAAGACCATCTTGCTTGAACCAATCCAACATCTTCATTGCCCTGGAGGTCCAACACACAATTAGTCAGTAAATATAATTTTCATTGCCTTGGACACATATAAGAATGTAACACAAGTCCACAACATCAGAAATATTTCAGCTATACCTTGAAATGGGGCACAGTTCGCTTCAGGAAGTCTGCTTGTGGTTGGAAATCAGCATCAAAGATAACAACAAACTCATAATCTTTAACATAACTGCAGTTCATGGCTGACTTGAGATTTCCAGCCTTGTAGCCATCACGGATCACCCGGTGTCGGTACAATATGCGGACACCCTCTCGCTGCCATTTCTCCACTTCCTCCTTAATAAGTGCAGAGGTGGCAGCATCATCAGAGTCATCCAGTACTTGTACTAAGAAGTTTGACCTTGGCCAATCCAGGTTGCAGACAGCACCAATGGATTGCTGGTACACCTGCAAAGATAGAAATTAAAAGGAATAAGCTAAATTTAATTGTAGTTCTAACATGGGTGTTCTTTTAGCCTTTTTTGAATGTCATGAACATAGAACACATCACAAAGGAAACAAAAGTAATGCTACTCCCGACTCCCGAGCTTAGATCAGTATAACATCTTATATCTATAATTGTTTTTCTAAATTATTCTTTATACATTTTGTTGACGAGAATTAAATGAATTTTGTAAAGATACAAAACTTTGAAACATAAAACAGTGCCTTTAAAGcccccatccccccccccccccccaaaaaaaaaaaaaaaaaaaaaaaacactgaacATGTTCTTAACTTCTTATTCACatattcaaatccccaaattaAATCTACAACCCACCAAACGCTTCATATCAGGAATACCCATAGGCCAGAATGTAGATTATGTAGTGATCGTCTACTTTGAGTCGTGGACAAAAATCGAAACCGTTTCATCCCAGCATGTAACCATCACTCCAATCCCAATATTGAAGTATGCAAGTAGCAGCCAAATTTTGCCTCAGTGGCACTACGACCAAGATACCCCAATCTAAATCTGCCGAATTATTCCTATCCACTTGTTGAGTTCCCCCCCAATTGCAGTTCAAAGACCGAATCTTTCGGTCTCTGCAAACCACAGATGCGGCCATGGCACTCAACGCCCAATCCTAAAAATGCAACCTTGCGCAAATGCCGAAGCAACAAACAATTGGAATTAGTTATGTTTGTTCTCGCAGCTCACCTCCTTCTCGTTGCACATTGGAATCTGCACGAGGACCATGGGGaactcgtcggcgccggcctcgacgtcgtccgaccctttgccgccgccgccgccgccgctagccttGGGCACAGGCTTGATTCCCTTGAGCTTGATCCATAAGCAGCCGAGGCAGAGGATGAGGCGGTCGGCGCTCTGGATCAAGAAGAGGACGACGCAGGCGTTGGCGAGGAACTGGAGCCCCGGCGCGAGGTACTCGAGGCGGACGCGCAGCCAGGACGCGtacgcggcggcgaagaggcccTCGACGGCGAGCAGGTCGGGGACGACGGCGTGCCAGCCCTGGGCGTGCgccgcgacgtcgacggcgaggaggagcacggacaggaggaggaaggcgcggAGGAAGCCGTGGAACCTCGCGCGCAGCGCGGGGCTctcccccggcggcgccgcggcggcgtcgtcggagtcggtccgccccgccgccacccgcctccgcgcggccgccgccacggacAGCGCCGCGGACGCCGCGCCCGTCAGCTTCCCCGCCGCCCGGTGCGCCTTGAGCAGCAGCACCCACGTGATCTGCCGCGCGttcttccccctccccgccttcccccccgccgccggcgaccccggcgccgccgcccccgcctccacctcAGATATCGCCCACTccgggctctccatcttcaccaccaccggcgtcccgctccctcccctcccctcccctccccaccacctcgccattgccgccgcttcttctcctTCCGTCTCCCCCCACTACCTCACCTCCTCATCAAACACCCCCACACGcacgcggctgcggcggcggcggcggcgagcagaagAGGAAACAAACAGCTCACCACGTCGTCGCGATCCAATCCAATCCCAACTCTCCTCAGCTCCAGACAAGCCCGGTCTTTATACACTCCCCTATGATTACCACCacctcacccaaaaaaaaaaaattaaaaaattaaaattccaacctttccttttcctcctctcctccagctGGAGAGCAAGTACAGGACGACGGCCTTTACGCTGCTGCTCGAAGCTTAATTAACTAATCCGCCGGAGCATTCCAATTAAATTAAGCCAAGAACACAGTCCCTCTCTCGCTCTCGGGATCGGGGGCCAATTGGCGACTCGATATGCTTCGGCTTCTTGGCGGGTAACTACGACTACGGCTCCATTTAAGCAAGCTGATAAACGCGGCTTAATCAAAGATTCAAGGAGAGCAGGGAAGCAGGCAGCGAGTGCAACGGGACACGTGAGGTGCGGGCTAGCACGTCGGGGAGAGGCTGATTGATTCGTTGCGTGGAGCCGAGCCGGCCGGGCGCTGTCGGTGGCGACCGGATTGGTTGGGGTCCCCGCGGGGGTTGGTCTCGTTACTGCTCTGCCACCACGTTGCCCcgcccccttgctgctgctcACCACCATTGCTCATCCTACCACAGGCTACCACTTCATCATCAAGATTTTAGCACAGCTACTGCTACTCATTTGATTTACTAGTTTAGTACTGTAGTTTGTTTTCGTTGATCCAAATCAACTCTGTTTCTTTCAGCAATGCAAATCAGTGTTCAGTGAATGGATTGGATGATCACCGAATTTTACAGCGCATCATCGGTCATAATTGATGCAAGCAGAGTGATTCTAACAGATAGAGAGCAAAATTGCAGGCAAATTAAAGCCAGTGAACCAGTGACTTCTGAGAATGTTCTtcaggttttgtttttttctgttGCAAACCGGACAGTGGTTGATACTGTAGTATGTTCTCCCCTACATAACGATACTAACAaacgttaaaaaaaatgttggaaaCCAACTTGGGAAATCTGACGTGCCCACCACACACACTGCTCCAACCGTTTACTAGCCAGCACTTATACCGACACCAAAACACGTAGTAGGAGGCACAGTACAAGTGGATTATTACTCGCATCATCAGTGGTGCGTGCAGCAATGTGACGTTTTTAGAATGTGATTTCTTCCAGCTGCCATCTGTCTGAATCTATAGGGTTGTACTACTCAGTACATAAGCATTTTCTCTGTTCTAAAACGAAACGACCTAATATTATAAATCCGAATACAATATAGCAGTTTAGTATTGTATTAGAAACAACGTAgcactacgaatctagacataataTAGCAACGTACCATATTAGACACCCCATAATACTAtgatatatgtccagattcaaagTACTACGTTGTGTTCTAGTATAATGAATATAGACACaatatagctagctagtactcgaTTAGACATaatatgtccaaattcgtagtagGCTACATCTAATTCATTattaagttgctatattttaaaacggatagAATATGTTTCAAGGCCCCAGAAATAATTGGCATAATAATTAATGAGGTAGAGATAGAAGGTAACAAAATAAGGAAAGGAAATGCCAAACTTACATAAAAATATCATGAAATGAAATGCCAAGCTTTTGACAGGAAAggcaaaataattaataaatgtaGAAATATATGTAATGTAGAATAATTCAGGAAAGGAAATGCCAAGCTTTTGACAGGaaaggcaaaaaaaattaataaatgtaTAAATATATGTAATGTAGAATAACTCAGGAAAGGAAATGCCAAGCTTTTGATAGGAAAGGCAAAACAATTAAtaaatgtaaaaatatatgtaaggtaaaattttcagaaaaggAAATGCCTAACTTTTTACAGAAAGGCAAACAAAACAGGACAGAAAGCTGAAGCTGGTAAGACAACAGAAAACTCCCCAAATTAacttttcataatatatatagacaGAGATGgaagtataaaaaaaattatgtgaggTCTGGTCCGAGCAGAAGAGGAATAACAATCTGAAGAGATCCAGtcagaagaaaacaagatcaaACAAAGGATCCGCCCCGTACTTGTTTTTCAGCGAAATTATTTGAGAGAGAAGAAGCACCGGAGGGGAGATTAGATCTAGCTATGCTGGCCAGTGGCCACTTGGGTTTGCTTGGAGATTGCATGATTATATATGATCAAAATGGTTAAGGAATTTATAGAAGATATATAGTGGGATCATGTTTGGTAGGATATATGTGCAAAAAACATCGCcttttttagtcaaacttggATTGCACATTGCTGGATTCATGTGGCACGGTTACTGAATGTTTGAGGCCTTCCATATATTGTATACTACAGCTTACAGACTGCATGTAGACTTCATATTCCCTATGCAAATTAAGcagataagttttttttttcacctttttcagAACAATCCATTGTCTGCTCCTTCAGAGCTGTTGCTAGACACCTGCAGTTACGTAGAAGTCAAAAGATTAATACTGTCCAAAAAAGAAATGTTTTCAATACAGAAAGCTATGCTCTTCTGGTTGCCAAAGTCATATTCTTATAGTATTATGTttgtagtattatttttttaaaaaaaaaaaactgacccTGCAAAACTCAAAATAACTTTCAAGAAACACATTCTGCTGTCTTGCTGAGAAGCAGTGGACACACATTCTATTCTTGCTATCAAACTCGTATGGCTGcatcattctctctctctctctcttctgaaGAAAGCATTGTCAGGACGGAACATCTGAAGAAAGGAGGAAGCAGAGACCACCCATGAAAGACAGAACACATGATCAGAACCCAAAGCCAATATAGAAACAAACCAAGATCAGATCTGAAACTGCTCAACTTGCCTCAGGTAGGGACAAGTTTCGTTTGCATGCCCCATTTACGACATCCATCCATGATAACtgatgaaagagaaaaaaaataagaaaagaaaagggcaatTGGCAATGCCAATCGAATCTCTACGCAGGCTACAGAACCTGGCAAGCTTGCGCTGTTAGTTACTCCTTCCTAAGCTGCACTTGCTAATTACTGATACTAGTAAGCAATTTGCTTCTACTGAAGTGGTGTGATGGCCCCCCTCTCTTTTCAGTATTTCTGTTTGTTGATGCATCAAGTTGGCCGTTGTGACATGTACTGCACTGACATGGCTGAAATGGAATACGATGGCAAGAGGCAATTTCCTACCCCGCGTTGCATCTGAGTAACTGGGGCGAATGTTTGTTGTGTTTCTCATATGGAGTGCTATTAATAAAGATTCAGTAAATCCCCATTTACTACCATCATGTCACCATTGGGTCAGTAAATCCTGAGAAATAATGCTGATCGTACCATGCTACCGCATCATCGGTTGTACTAGAGTATATGCCCACGCGATTCACATGAAGATTAAAAATAACCTCATTGATTAACCCTTCTCATTTCTCAAGATATCCAGGTGTGGTCTCCCCTCTTCTTTAGCTatttcttcagagttcagagttcaggTTGTAGGGTAGATCTTTTTTCCCCACTCTCTATCTATCACATGGTGATTAAAGATAACCTTGATTAACCCTTCTCATTTCTCAAGATATTAACTTCTTTGATGGCTTGGTTTGCTCACTTCACTGACAGATCCAGCGTTGAGCATCTCAGAGATGGCAAGAACACACGCATCGCATCGAATCACACAGGAGGGCAGCGTCGTCAGATTCAGATGTGCTCACGTTCAATGCTGCTGCCTGCTGTACCTTAGCTTGGATGCAGCGATGCAGGCAGCGAGGGTCCAGCCATTATTAACTCCTATTGCTACAATACTACTGGTAGTACCACGCACGAGTAGGAGAATCATAAGCTACTACGATGCTGCTTGTTATTTAATTTAATCCGTTCTTGTGCTGCCATTGCCGGGGAGGACGTAAGGAATCATTCCAATCTGcatctcgatcgatccatcACCCATGCCGCCTTGCTCTGATTGATTCCTCCTTTTCAATCCGTGCAATGCAATAGTAGCATTACTTACACGCTGCACAAGCATGAAAAGGCTGTAGTTTTTCGTGTGGAAATTTACCGGGAGTAGTTCAGTTCCTACGAAAATACtctaaaattcctccaaaaggGAGTCTTAAATTTCAGGTTATCAGATCTCGATGGTTTTAGATGTGCCGTATAAGTAAGTCTGTCGCTGCCAACCTGATGATATATTACAGGCTGCCTGACAGCCGACATTGTCATTCAGTCTGTCAACCAGCAAAATAATTCGCTGCACAACCGGGCAACGGAAACTTCACTGCAATAGGAGTCCTAAATTAGTATACTAGCCACAGTGTGTTCATCCCAAGAATCGGGGAGTGTTGTTGCTGCGCCACGAATGACTAACAGCTGATTGTTTATGTGTTAATCGTGGCGATTTGTAAGTTGGTCGCAGACTTGCGTATCGTGATGAGAGGCGAGCATGGGAAAAAGGATGGAATTAACAAATCGATCGCATCGTTGTAACGGCAAACCCAGCAGGAGCTCCAGCATGATCAGCGTACGTGCTTTTGAGTTCAGGCGCACATCTTTATGTAAATAATTTGCATTAGGTCGCTCATCAATGTCATTCGTGCTAGTAGTATTTGTTTGAGTTTGACTAAACTTCAGGTTTTGTTTTAGACGCAGACGACCACTAATGATTTTCCGTCGTGGGGTGCACTAATAGAACGTCTGAACGTTTTCTGCGTGCTTAGACG
Proteins encoded in this window:
- the LOC127754393 gene encoding probable xyloglucan glycosyltransferase 1 — protein: MARWWGGEGRGGSGTPVVVKMESPEWAISEVEAGAAAPGSPAAGGKAGRGKNARQITWVLLLKAHRAAGKLTGAASAALSVAAAARRRVAAGRTDSDDAAAAPPGESPALRARFHGFLRAFLLLSVLLLAVDVAAHAQGWHAVVPDLLAVEGLFAAAYASWLRVRLEYLAPGLQFLANACVVLFLIQSADRLILCLGCLWIKLKGIKPVPKASGGGGGGKGSDDVEAGADEFPMVLVQIPMCNEKEVYQQSIGAVCNLDWPRSNFLVQVLDDSDDAATSALIKEEVEKWQREGVRILYRHRVIRDGYKAGNLKSAMNCSYVKDYEFVVIFDADFQPQADFLKRTVPHFKGNEDVGLVQARWSFVNKDENLLTRLQNINLCFHFEVEQQVNGVFLNFFGFNGTAGVWRIKALEDSGGWMERTTVEDMDIAVRAHLKGWKFLYINDVECQCELPESYEAYRKQQHRWHSGPMQLFRLCFVDIIKSKIGVWKKFNLIFLFFLLRKLILPFYSFTLFCIILPMTMFVPEAELPAWVVCYIPATMSLLNILPAPKSFPFIVPYLLFENTMSVTKFNAMISGLFQLGSAYEWVVTKKSGRSSEGDLVSLVEKQPKQQRVGSAPNLDSLAKESHPKKDSKKKKHNRIYQKELALSFLLLTAAARSLLSVQGIHFYFLLFQGVSFLVVGLDLIGEQVE